One genomic segment of Deltaproteobacteria bacterium includes these proteins:
- the dnaK gene encoding molecular chaperone DnaK, giving the protein MAKVIGIDLGTTNSCVAIMEGTEPKVLTNAEGSRTTPSVVAFSESGERLLGQIARRQAITNPENTVFAVKRLIGRVFDDPMVQKAAAVLPYKLDRSDKGDAWVTSRGKSYSPPEISAFILQKMKQTAEDYLGETVTEAVISVPAYFNDSQRQATKDAGRIAGLNVQYIINEPTAASLAYGLDKKKDEKIAVFDLGGGTFDISILELGDSVFEVKATNGDTFLGGEDFDQRIIDYLADEFKKDQGIDLRGDQMALQRLKEAAEKAKCELSTSVETDINLPFITADQSGPKHMSIKLSRSKLEALCADLIDRTEGPCRQALEDAGFSAGEIDEVILVGGMTRMPAVQERVKKIFGKEPHKGVNPDEVVAIGAAIQGGVLTGDVKDVLLLDVTPLSLGIETLGGVFTKLIERNTTIPTKKNQVFSTAADNQPSVTISVHQGEREMAAYNKLLGQFNLEGIPPAPRGMPQIDVTFDIDANGIVHVSAKDLGTGKEQSVKITASSGLSEEEIRNMVKDAEVHAEEDKTRKEAAEARNQLDSLVYSTEKSLKEYGDDLDAEVKSSIEAALEKAKKALEGDDAAAMRAAAEELNQASHKLAEAMYAKASQQQAQQDAGQQTPPPGADGGKPDDNVVDADFEEVKEEEQETKL; this is encoded by the coding sequence ATGGCAAAGGTCATAGGCATCGATCTTGGAACGACCAATTCGTGTGTTGCGATCATGGAGGGCACCGAGCCCAAGGTGCTGACGAACGCCGAGGGGAGCCGCACGACCCCTTCGGTGGTGGCGTTTTCGGAGAGCGGCGAGCGCCTGCTGGGGCAGATCGCCCGGCGCCAGGCCATCACCAACCCCGAGAATACGGTTTTCGCGGTGAAGCGCCTGATCGGGCGCGTGTTCGACGACCCCATGGTGCAGAAAGCCGCCGCCGTCCTGCCCTACAAGCTCGACCGCTCCGACAAGGGCGACGCCTGGGTGACGAGCCGCGGCAAGAGCTACAGCCCGCCGGAGATCTCGGCCTTCATCCTGCAGAAGATGAAGCAGACCGCCGAGGACTACCTGGGCGAGACCGTGACCGAGGCGGTCATCTCCGTGCCGGCTTACTTCAACGACAGCCAGCGGCAGGCCACCAAGGACGCTGGGCGCATCGCCGGGCTCAACGTCCAGTACATCATCAACGAGCCCACGGCAGCCTCGCTGGCTTACGGGTTGGACAAGAAGAAGGACGAGAAGATCGCGGTGTTCGACTTGGGCGGCGGCACCTTCGACATCTCCATCCTGGAGCTGGGCGATAGCGTCTTCGAGGTCAAGGCCACCAACGGCGACACCTTCCTGGGCGGCGAAGACTTCGACCAACGGATCATCGACTACCTGGCTGACGAGTTCAAGAAGGACCAGGGCATCGACCTGCGCGGCGACCAGATGGCGCTGCAGCGCCTCAAGGAGGCGGCGGAAAAGGCCAAGTGCGAGCTGTCCACGTCGGTGGAGACGGACATCAACCTGCCGTTCATCACCGCCGACCAGAGCGGCCCCAAGCACATGAGCATCAAGCTTTCCCGGTCGAAGCTGGAAGCCCTCTGCGCAGACCTCATCGACCGCACCGAGGGACCCTGCCGCCAAGCCCTGGAGGACGCGGGATTCTCGGCCGGGGAGATCGACGAGGTGATCCTCGTCGGCGGCATGACGCGCATGCCCGCGGTGCAGGAGCGGGTCAAGAAGATCTTCGGCAAGGAGCCTCACAAGGGCGTGAACCCCGACGAGGTGGTGGCCATCGGCGCGGCCATCCAGGGGGGCGTGCTCACGGGCGACGTCAAGGACGTGCTGCTGCTCGACGTGACCCCGCTGTCCCTCGGCATCGAGACCTTGGGGGGCGTCTTCACCAAGCTGATCGAGCGCAACACCACCATCCCGACCAAGAAGAACCAAGTGTTCTCCACGGCCGCCGACAACCAACCCTCGGTGACCATCAGCGTGCACCAGGGCGAGCGGGAGATGGCCGCGTACAACAAGCTGCTCGGCCAGTTCAACCTCGAGGGCATTCCGCCGGCGCCGCGCGGCATGCCGCAGATCGACGTCACCTTCGACATCGACGCCAACGGCATCGTCCACGTCTCCGCCAAGGACCTCGGCACCGGCAAGGAGCAGTCCGTCAAGATCACCGCCTCGAGCGGCCTCAGCGAGGAAGAGATCAGGAACATGGTGAAGGACGCCGAGGTCCACGCCGAGGAGGACAAGACGCGCAAGGAAGCGGCCGAGGCACGCAACCAGCTCGATTCGCTGGTCTACTCCACGGAGAAGTCGCTGAAGGAGTACGGCGACGACCTGGACGCCGAGGTCAAGTCCAGCATCGAAGCGGCCCTGGAAAAGGCGAAGAAGGCCCTGGAGGGCGACGACGCCGCGGCCATGCGGGCGGCGGCGGAGGAGTTGAACCAAGCCTCCCACAAGCTCGCGGAAGCCATGTACGCCAAGGCGTCGCAGCAGCAGGCGCAGCAGGACGCGGGGCAGCAGACGCCGCCTCC
- the grpE gene encoding nucleotide exchange factor GrpE, whose protein sequence is MVEEKKDETEAAVEGEVTEDQPEAGDEAPEPSELERLNEELAAAREEARRLEDQFLRQAAETENYRKRVAREKQDAIRHANESLVRDLLPVIDDLERAVEHGRSGGNGQSLLDGVELVLRACLEALQKHGVTQVTAKGEPFDPEKHEAFAQVESAEHEANTVVDEVHRGYYLGDRLLRPSLVSVAKTPAKQAENTVENDPTDD, encoded by the coding sequence ATGGTGGAAGAGAAAAAGGACGAAACCGAAGCGGCCGTGGAGGGCGAGGTGACGGAGGACCAGCCGGAGGCCGGCGACGAGGCGCCGGAGCCCTCGGAGCTGGAGCGCCTGAACGAGGAGCTGGCGGCGGCCAGGGAAGAGGCGCGGCGGCTGGAGGACCAGTTCCTGCGGCAGGCCGCGGAGACGGAGAACTACAGGAAGCGGGTGGCGCGCGAAAAGCAGGACGCCATCCGCCACGCCAACGAGTCGCTGGTGCGTGACCTCCTGCCGGTCATCGACGACCTGGAGCGGGCGGTGGAGCACGGCCGCTCCGGCGGCAACGGGCAGTCGCTGCTGGACGGCGTGGAGTTGGTGCTCAGGGCCTGCCTGGAAGCGCTCCAGAAGCACGGCGTGACCCAGGTCACGGCCAAGGGCGAGCCCTTCGACCCGGAGAAGCACGAGGCCTTCGCCCAGGTGGAGAGCGCCGAACACGAGGCCAACACGGTGGTGGACGAGGTCCACCGGGGCTACTACCTGGGCGACCGGCTGCTGCGGCCGTCGCTGGTGAGCGTCGCCAAAACGCCCGCGAAACAAGCCGAAAACACGGTTGAAAACGACCCGACCGATGATTAG
- the recO gene encoding DNA repair protein RecO has protein sequence MPAIRSSPAIVLRSWAYGESDKIVSFLTRDFGKIRGIAKGAKRSRKRFLNVLEPFTLVQLRFHERPNSPLAFVHACDWVYVFRAIARDLGKIAHASYLVEITDELTRDGDDSLSLFEHLRSGLRFLEENAASPEFLTAFELMLLRLAGFQPILEQCQRCGRDPGPGGGDLDRWGFSPADGGVLCRGCREYRREAVPLSAEALGVLTHIQRHGWTEGEAPPSLQPALREARALMPLFIQYQISKKLKSAAFLDGPFR, from the coding sequence TTGCCGGCGATACGGTCGAGCCCGGCCATCGTTTTGCGGTCCTGGGCGTACGGCGAATCGGACAAGATCGTCTCTTTCCTGACACGGGATTTCGGCAAGATCCGGGGCATCGCCAAGGGAGCCAAGCGCTCCCGCAAGCGGTTTCTCAACGTCCTGGAGCCCTTCACGCTCGTCCAGTTGCGCTTCCACGAACGTCCGAACAGCCCGCTGGCGTTCGTGCACGCGTGCGACTGGGTGTACGTGTTCCGGGCCATAGCCAGGGACCTGGGCAAGATCGCGCACGCCTCCTACCTCGTGGAGATCACGGACGAGCTGACGCGCGACGGCGACGACAGCCTGTCGCTGTTCGAGCACCTGCGCTCCGGGCTCCGGTTCCTGGAGGAGAACGCGGCTTCGCCGGAGTTCCTCACCGCATTCGAGCTGATGCTGCTGCGGTTGGCCGGTTTCCAGCCCATCCTGGAGCAGTGCCAGCGCTGCGGCCGCGACCCCGGGCCCGGCGGCGGGGACCTCGATCGCTGGGGGTTCAGCCCGGCCGACGGAGGCGTGCTTTGCCGCGGCTGCCGCGAGTACCGCAGGGAGGCGGTGCCCCTGTCGGCCGAGGCGTTGGGCGTGCTCACCCACATCCAGCGGCACGGCTGGACCGAAGGCGAGGCGCCGCCGTCGCTCCAGCCGGCCTTGCGGGAGGCGCGCGCGTTGATGCCCTTGTTTATCCAGTACCAGATTAGTAAGAAGCTCAAGTCCGCGGCCTTCCTGGACGGCCCGTTCCGTTAG
- a CDS encoding glycine--tRNA ligase, protein MNEHATMEKVVNLCKRRGFIFPSSEIYGGIGSTWDYGPVGVELKRNVKEAWWKAVVTGRNDTVGLDASILMHPRVWEASGHVAGFSDPLVECKVCHQRFREDFLEEAGKCPVCGGEVTEARQFNLMFKTFMGPVEDTASTVFLRPETAQGIFVNFTNVLDTARQKIPFGIAQIGKSFRNEITPGNFIFRTREFEQMEIEYFVKPGEDEEAFQSWQDARMHWYVDNGIRAGNLRLRPHGSDELAHYAKACVDVEYEFPFGWSELEGIANRSDFDLKQHMEYSGKDMTYFDEATRSRYVPYVIEPSAGVDRPLLAFLVDAYDEEEVEGERRIVLRLDPRLAPFKAGVYPLLRKDGHPERAQEIRDILKEHFPVVYDQAGSIGRRYRRQDEIGTPFGITVDHDTLKDQTVTLRDRDAMTQVRIPVDRLVEEIRRRMDPRTRAS, encoded by the coding sequence ATGAACGAACACGCGACGATGGAAAAGGTCGTCAATCTGTGCAAGCGGAGAGGGTTCATCTTTCCGTCCAGTGAGATTTACGGAGGCATCGGCAGCACCTGGGACTACGGGCCCGTGGGCGTGGAGCTCAAGCGCAACGTCAAGGAGGCGTGGTGGAAGGCGGTGGTGACCGGCCGCAACGACACCGTCGGCCTGGACGCCTCGATCCTGATGCACCCGAGGGTGTGGGAGGCGTCGGGCCACGTGGCCGGCTTCTCGGACCCGCTGGTGGAGTGCAAGGTGTGCCACCAACGTTTCCGCGAGGACTTCCTGGAGGAAGCGGGCAAGTGCCCGGTCTGCGGCGGCGAGGTCACCGAGGCGCGGCAGTTCAACCTGATGTTCAAGACCTTCATGGGGCCGGTGGAGGACACCGCCAGCACGGTGTTCCTGCGTCCCGAGACCGCCCAGGGCATCTTCGTCAACTTCACCAACGTCCTGGACACCGCGCGCCAGAAGATCCCCTTCGGCATCGCGCAGATCGGCAAGAGCTTCCGCAACGAGATCACCCCCGGCAACTTCATCTTCCGCACCCGCGAGTTCGAGCAGATGGAGATCGAGTACTTCGTCAAGCCGGGCGAAGACGAGGAGGCGTTCCAGTCCTGGCAGGACGCGCGCATGCATTGGTATGTGGACAACGGCATCCGCGCCGGCAACCTGCGTCTCCGTCCCCACGGCAGCGACGAGCTGGCGCACTACGCCAAGGCCTGCGTGGACGTGGAGTACGAGTTTCCGTTCGGCTGGTCGGAGCTCGAGGGTATCGCCAACCGCAGCGACTTCGACCTGAAGCAGCACATGGAGTACAGCGGCAAGGACATGACCTACTTCGACGAGGCCACCCGCAGCCGCTACGTCCCCTATGTCATCGAGCCTTCCGCCGGCGTGGACCGGCCGCTGCTGGCGTTCCTGGTGGACGCCTACGACGAGGAGGAGGTGGAGGGCGAGCGCCGCATCGTGCTGCGCCTCGACCCGCGCCTGGCGCCGTTCAAGGCGGGCGTCTATCCGCTGCTGCGGAAGGACGGACATCCCGAGCGCGCGCAGGAGATCCGCGACATCCTGAAGGAGCACTTCCCGGTGGTCTATGACCAGGCCGGCTCCATCGGGCGGCGCTACCGCCGGCAGGACGAGATCGGCACGCCCTTCGGCATCACCGTGGACCATGACACCCTGAAGGACCAGACCGTGACCCTGCGCGACCGCGACGCCATGACCCAGGTGCGCATTCCCGTGGACCGGCTGGTGGAAGAGATCCGCCGGCGCATGGATCCGCGGACGAGGGCGAGCTGA